From Bacteroidales bacterium:
CACTGACAATGATCACTGGAACATTTGGATAGGTCTTTTTGATTTTATGACAAAGAATAAAACCACTGTCCTTCTTTTCCATCATTAAATCGACAATAGCAAGATCGGGACGAATTTCTTTTAATTTGTCTTCAGCCTCTTGTTGGGTGTTGGCTTCGACAACTTCGAATTCCTTTCTCTTTAGAATGTGAGACATCTGAAACAACAAGTCTTTGTCATCATCCACAATTAAAATAACTTTCTTTTTTGTTTCCATATGTTGACGTTTTAATTTAATCTTGGTAATGTGATAATAAACTCTGTAAAAGTTGCTCCTTTTGAGGGATCTGCATTTGAATTGATTTCAATTTTACCTTGGTGCATTTTAACAATACCATAAACAAGAGCCAATCCTAAACCAGTTCCTTTGCCTACCTCCTTGGTAGTAAAGAACGGCATAAATAATTTATCACGATTTTCCTCAGGTATACCTATGCCTTGATCTTTAATGTGAATCTTTACTTGATTTCCCACCTCCTCAACCAACACATGAATTTCTCCTCCATTAGGCATAGCATCAATAGCGTTCTTATAAAGATTGATGAAAACATCTAAAAATTGATCAGGATCTATCATCATCTCAGGATTTTGAAGCCTAGAATCTATTACAATGCTAACGTTCGATGGAATTATCAATTGCCTGGAAGTCTTCTCAAGCAACTGAATAACGTTTGTCAACTGATACTTAACCTTTTGTTTGCGCGCAAAATTAAGTAACCCGCTGACTATGTTCTTACATCTTTGAGCTTGTTCTGCAATAATTTGAATATCGTTTTTTACGGGATTTGTATCAGGAATTTCTTCGAGCAACAAATGACTGTTCATCATAATGATTCCAAGGGGATTGTTGAGTTCATGAGCTATGCCAGCAGAAATTTGCCCCAGTATGGCAAGCTTTTCGGAATGTTTTAAAGCAAGGCGGGCATTTCGTAATTTCTCATTGGTTTCATGGAGTTCTCTGAAAGATTTATGCAATTTTTCAAGCGCATAAGGCAAACACATCTCTAGATCGGCAAATCCATTAATAACAGCTATAGCATGATCATGACATGTGTCGTAGCCACATGCTCCACAATTTAACTGATCGGAAGGATGGTTTTTTCCCATCATAAGCAAAACCTGGCTTATTTCACTCTGTGAAGGTTCACGCAATCGCCGATCCATAGGATGAAATTGCTGTTTAAAATCTATTTCATTCAATGCCTTTGTTTTATTTTCATGCCATTTTTCCAAAGAAATATTCTTAATCTTTTGTTGAACGTATTGTTGGATATGTATTTGTTTAACATATTCATTATTTTTTTCGCTCATACCGGGTCCCAACATACAACCTTCACAGCATAAAAGTTCCAAATGATGTCCTTCTAATTTTCCTTCGGAAAATGCCCTAATAGCTTCCTTGAAAGCTTTTCTTCCCGACGAAACAATGACTTTTCTCTCCACACGATGTTCCTCAGGGTACATTGCAGTAGAAAGTCCTCTAATTAGCGGAAAAATGGCACCATAAGCTCCAATTGGTTCATCAAACTGACTAGCTTCAAGTCCTTCGGGTGTAACATTGTATTTTTCAAAAAAAGATCTTACTTCCTTAAATGTGAGAGCCCCATCTAGCTCGTCAGACTCAGCCTTTTTGGCAATACAAGGTCCAATAAAAACAAGTTTGAGTCCTTCATCGGCATGCCATTTTCTTATAACCCTTGACATAGCTACGACAGGCGAAACAACAGGAGCCAAATGGGAAACCAATTGCGGATAATACTGCTCAATATAAAAGACCACAGCAGGACAATCTGAAGAGATCCATGTTTGATTTCCTTCTTCTTGTAATTTTCTATATGCCTCAGCTACTAGATCTGCTCCAAATGCAACTTCAAAAACATATTTGAATCCGAGTTTTCTTAACATGGATGGCAGCAACATTAGATTTGGTAAATCTGTAAATTCTGCTGAAAAGCTAGGGGCAACCAATGCAGCTACTTGTACTTCAGGATCTAGTAGCATTTCTTCCACATGCCGAGTCAAGTCAACAAGCATCTTAGCTCCTTGGCTACAAACCGCAAGACAATTTCCACAACCAATGCATCTCTCGCTCACCACTTCAGCTTGTCCGTTGATGATCCGAATAGCTTTGGCAGGACATTCTCGAACACAGGTATAACATACCCTACATCTATCTCTTACCGTAAATACCAGTTGATGTACATTGGCATGCCCCATAGCTAATAAAATTTAATGATGTTGATTCTTTCGATCGATATAATGCGTAT
This genomic window contains:
- a CDS encoding response regulator, translating into METKKKVILIVDDDKDLLFQMSHILKRKEFEVVEANTQQEAEDKLKEIRPDLAIVDLMMEKKDSGFILCHKIKKTYPNVPVIIVSALTSETGMMFDLTDPSDKDWIKADAFIDKNIRSDQLLSEVNKLLRL
- a CDS encoding ATP-binding protein, with the protein product MGHANVHQLVFTVRDRCRVCYTCVRECPAKAIRIINGQAEVVSERCIGCGNCLAVCSQGAKMLVDLTRHVEEMLLDPEVQVAALVAPSFSAEFTDLPNLMLLPSMLRKLGFKYVFEVAFGADLVAEAYRKLQEEGNQTWISSDCPAVVFYIEQYYPQLVSHLAPVVSPVVAMSRVIRKWHADEGLKLVFIGPCIAKKAESDELDGALTFKEVRSFFEKYNVTPEGLEASQFDEPIGAYGAIFPLIRGLSTAMYPEEHRVERKVIVSSGRKAFKEAIRAFSEGKLEGHHLELLCCEGCMLGPGMSEKNNEYVKQIHIQQYVQQKIKNISLEKWHENKTKALNEIDFKQQFHPMDRRLREPSQSEISQVLLMMGKNHPSDQLNCGACGYDTCHDHAIAVINGFADLEMCLPYALEKLHKSFRELHETNEKLRNARLALKHSEKLAILGQISAGIAHELNNPLGIIMMNSHLLLEEIPDTNPVKNDIQIIAEQAQRCKNIVSGLLNFARKQKVKYQLTNVIQLLEKTSRQLIIPSNVSIVIDSRLQNPEMMIDPDQFLDVFINLYKNAIDAMPNGGEIHVLVEEVGNQVKIHIKDQGIGIPEENRDKLFMPFFTTKEVGKGTGLGLALVYGIVKMHQGKIEINSNADPSKGATFTEFIITLPRLN